From the genome of Papaver somniferum cultivar HN1 chromosome 2, ASM357369v1, whole genome shotgun sequence, one region includes:
- the LOC113348539 gene encoding light-induced protein, chloroplastic-like yields the protein MAGITCLKHCLTNPIYPTSQPNPQLGQKINSIRISSKKLLLNQHSQNLSIYNSNRSRFGFQIRAKENDDVTTDPKPLEEIVSEGIATAVAELPKNKEITNLKKDLVDLLYGTDRGLRVSTETSAQILELITQLEAKNQPTQDLTLLNGKWILQYTSFTGLLLLLGRGTLSLVKVEEISQTIDAENLTVQNSVVFAGPLATASLTTNAKFEVTSPKRLQIKFEEGIIGTPQLTNSIEFPESVEFLGQKIDFTPFKGLITPIQDTAASVIKSISSQPPLKIPITGDKAQSWLLTTYLDDELRVSRGDGGTIFLLVKEGSSLLTP from the exons ATGGCTGGTATTACGTGTCTAAAACACTGTCTCACCAATCCAATCTATCCAACCTCACAACCAAACCCTCAATTAGGTCAAAAGATCAATTCAATCagaatttcatcaaaaaaattgcTTCTTAATCAGCACTCACAAAATCTCTCTATCTACAATTCAAACCGTTCCAGATTTGGGTTTCAAATTCGAGCAAAAGAAAACGACGATGTTACGACTGATCCTAAACCTTTAGAAGAGATTGTCAGTGAAGGAATTGCAACAGCAGTTGCAGAGTTACCAAAGAATAAAGAAATTACTAATTTGAAGAAGGATTTGGTTGATTTACTTTATGGTACTGATCGTGGATTAAGAGTAAGTACTGAAACTAGTGCTCAAATCCTTGAACTCATTACTCAACTTGAAGCCAAAAATCAACCAACTCAAGACTTGACTCTTCTTAATGGAAAATGGATTCTGCA GTACACATCGTTCACGgggttgctgctgttgctggggAGAGGAACGTTGTCATTAGTGAAGGTGGAGGAGATTTCCCAGACGATAGATGCTGAGAATTTAACGGTCCAGAATTCGGTTGTATTTGCTGGGCCGTTGGCTACCGCTTCATTGACAACCAATGCCAAATTTGAAGTTACGAGTCCTAAACGTCTTCAG ATAAAATTTGAGGAAGGAATCATTGGAACACCCCAACTGACCAACTCCATTGAGTTTCCGGAGAGCGTAGAGTTTCTTGGACAGAAAATCGATTTCACACCTTTCAAGGGTTTGATTACACCCATTCAAGACACTGCAGCGTCTGTCATCAAGTCCATATCTAGTCAACCACCATTAAAGATCCCCATCACAGGTGACAAAGCGCAATCGTGGTTATTAACGACATATCTTGATGATGAACTTCGCGTCTCAAGGGGAGACGGAGGAACAATATTCCTTCTCGTCAAGGAAGGCAGTTCCTTATTGACACCATAA
- the LOC113348540 gene encoding glucan endo-1,3-beta-glucosidase 13-like, whose translation MGHFMTTVSYFILLFISSVLADGGLVGVNYGRIANDLPEPTKVVELMKSQGINRAKLYDSDPTVVKAFADSGIKLVVAIPNELLSSVAKKPSFANSWVQENIAAHYPKTQIEAIAVGNEVFVDPANTTNFLVPAMKNIHSALVKLNLDKAIKVSSPVALSALQNSYPSSAGSFKTELIEPVMKPMFEFLRSAGSYLMVNVYPFFAYAANSDVISLDYALFRENPGVVDSGNGLRYFNLFDAQIDAIFAAMSALKYNDLKVVVSETGWPSNGDKNEIGASQENAADYNGNLVKRVLTGGGTPLKSNSVLDVYLFAMFNENQKTGPTSEKNYGLFYPNQQKVYNIPLTEEGLKAWKGGKRQSAPVSGGGGGNSNSSTSGGGIGGTGGVSTSSSGHTWCVANDKSGEEKLQNALDYACGEGGADCHSIQPGAACYSPNTLEAHASFAMNSYYQKNSRAVGTCDFGGAAYVVTQTPKFGKCELPTN comes from the exons ATGGGTCATTTCATGACCACCGTTTCCTATTTCATCTTGCTCTTTATATCCTCAGTTCTTGCag ATGGAGGTTTAGTAGGAGTAAACTATGGTAGAATAGCCAATGATCTACCTGAACCAACAAAAGTAGTGGAACTGATGAAATCTCAAGGAATTAACAGAGCTAAACTCTATGACTCTGATCCAACAGTTGTTAAAGCTTTTGCTGATTCCGGAATCAAGTTAGTTGTTGCAATCCCAAATGAACTTCTTTCTTCAGTAGCAAAGAAACCGTCTTTTGCTAACTCATGGGTCCAGGAAAACATTGCTGCTCATTACCCAAAAACCCAAATCGAAGCTATAGCTGTTGGAAATGAAGTCTTTGTAGATCCTGCAAATACAACCAATTTCTTAGTACCCGCCATGAAAAACATTCATTCAGCTCTGGTTAAGTTAAATCTAGATAAAGCTATTAAAGTTTCATCTCCTGTAGCATTGAGTGCTCTTCAAAATTCATACCCATCTTCAGCTGGATCATTCAAAACAGAGTTGATCGAACCTGTAATGAAACCCATGTTTGAATTTCTCAGGTCCGCTGGTTCTTACTTAATGGTTAATGTTTATCCATTCTTCGCATACGCAGCAAATTCTGATGTTATTTCATTAGACTACGCATTATTCAGAGAGAATCCAGGTGTTGTTGATTCAGGAAATGGGCTTCGTTATTTCAATCTCTTTGATGCTCAAATTGATGCTATTTTCGCTGCAATGTCTGCATTAAAATACAATGATCTGAAAGTGGTTGTTTCTGAAACTGGCTGGCCTTCCAATGGTGACAAGAACGAGATTGGTGCATCACAAGAAAATGCTGCTGATTATAATGGAAATCTAGTCAAAAGGGTTCTCACTGGTGGTGGCACTCCATTAAAATCCAACTCAGTTCTTGATGTTTATCTATTTGCTATGTTCAACGAGAACCAGAAAACAGGTCCAACATCAGAGAAAAACTACGGATTGTTCTACCCAAATCAGCAAAAGGTCTACAACATCCCATTAACAGAAGAAGGTTTGAAAGCATGGAAGGGTGGGAAGAGACAGTCAGCACCAGTGAGTGGTGGCGGGGGCGGAAACAGTAACAGTAGTACCAGTGGTGGTGGTATTGGTGGTACTGGTGGGGTTTCCACAAGTTCTTCTGGACATACATGGTGTGTAGCAAATGATAAGTCTGGGGAAGAGAAATTGCAGAATGCATTAGATTATGCCTGTGGTGAAGGTGGTGCTGATTGTCATTCAATTCAGCCTGGCGCTGCATGCTATAGTCCCAATACTCTTGAAGCGCATGCTTCCTTTGCTATGAATAGCTATTATCAGAAGAATAGCCGTGCGGTTggtacttgtgattttggtggtgCTGCATATGTTGTCACTCAGACTCCCA AGTTTGGGAAATGTGAGCTCCCCACGAACTAG